The following coding sequences are from one Streptomyces sp. NBC_01232 window:
- a CDS encoding J domain-containing protein: MERAVRAAEQALIEFEIAVETFRVEVENFSRLHHQKLGPMYTRLDELDALIAEAKASRSGDPEDLRRAKEARSLVMPMPGVEELFHDWLGSDGISDDASAMLTDRPVRPPERVRPSEEVRRLYRELVRQAHPDLAQEEAERERRDAFIARVNAAYGRGDERLLRELAEEWAAGPAPEAAVPGESEELYARLEWLARRKELLSLVAKELEESAIGSMLRMAPEDPDRLLEEIAEQLLAEVSQREAELEAALAAE, encoded by the coding sequence CTGGAGCGGGCCGTGCGGGCCGCCGAGCAGGCGCTGATCGAGTTCGAGATCGCGGTGGAGACCTTCCGGGTGGAGGTGGAGAACTTCTCCCGCCTGCACCACCAGAAGCTGGGCCCCATGTACACGAGGCTCGATGAACTGGACGCGCTGATCGCCGAGGCGAAGGCCTCCCGCAGCGGTGATCCCGAGGACCTGCGACGGGCGAAGGAAGCGCGCTCGCTTGTCATGCCGATGCCCGGGGTGGAGGAGCTGTTCCACGACTGGCTGGGATCGGACGGGATCTCCGACGACGCCTCCGCGATGCTGACCGACCGCCCCGTGCGGCCGCCGGAGCGGGTGCGGCCCTCGGAGGAGGTGCGCCGGCTCTACCGCGAGCTGGTCCGCCAGGCCCACCCCGACCTCGCCCAGGAGGAGGCCGAGCGGGAACGGCGCGACGCGTTCATCGCGCGGGTGAACGCGGCCTACGGGCGGGGCGACGAGCGGCTGCTGCGCGAGCTGGCCGAGGAGTGGGCGGCCGGACCGGCGCCCGAGGCGGCCGTGCCGGGCGAGAGCGAGGAGCTGTACGCCCGGCTGGAGTGGCTGGCGCGCCGCAAGGAGCTGCTGTCCCTCGTGGCCAAGGAGCTGGAGGAGAGCGCGATCGGGTCGATGCTGAGGATGGCGCCCGAGGACCCGGACCGGCTGCTGGAGGAGATCGCGGAGCAGCTGCTCGCGGAGGTTTCCCAGCGCGAGGCCGAGCTCGAGGCGGCGCTCGCCGCCGAGTGA
- a CDS encoding rhodanese-like domain-containing protein: MNFGPLPSVDAAAVPSEGFVLDVREDDEWAAGHVEGALHIPMSDFVARFGELTEAVDDGRRVYVMCRVGGRSAQVTQYLVRQEIDAVNVDGGMQAWDGAGRPMVTDNGNPAFVL, encoded by the coding sequence ATGAACTTCGGACCGCTTCCCTCGGTGGACGCCGCCGCGGTGCCCTCCGAAGGCTTTGTCCTCGACGTCCGTGAGGACGACGAATGGGCGGCCGGCCACGTCGAGGGTGCTCTGCACATCCCGATGAGCGACTTCGTGGCCCGCTTCGGTGAGCTGACCGAAGCCGTCGACGACGGCCGCCGTGTGTACGTGATGTGCCGGGTCGGCGGGCGTTCCGCGCAGGTCACCCAGTACCTGGTGCGCCAGGAGATCGACGCCGTGAACGTCGACGGCGGGATGCAGGCCTGGGACGGTGCCGGGCGCCCGATGGTGACGGACAACGGGAACCCGGCCTTCGTCCTCTGA
- a CDS encoding acyl-CoA dehydrogenase family protein yields the protein MDFTFTEEQQAAVEAARAVFADVAADGVPSPALTPGAVADDFDRPLWAKLAGSDLLSLVLAEEHGGAGLDTVALCLVLREAARVLARVPLLEHCATAMAVQAHGSPELAAALLPGAGRGTLVLTAAAHGRSGHDPAELAVIARRDGESWILEGTQTAVPWAHGADWIAVPAHTGEGEAVLALVARTAEGLALAEQVSTSGERLAELALDGVRVDGRHLIETPGAWERLRQLLATGTCALALGLGENVLTMTSEYTGKREQFGFPVATFQAVAVQAADRYIDLRAMEVTLWQAAWRLDAATGGAGGPLPSSGDVAVAKIWASEGVRRVVQTAQHLHGGFGADTDYPLHRYHAWAKQLELQLGPAAAHEEALGDLLAAHPLA from the coding sequence GTGGACTTCACCTTCACCGAGGAGCAGCAGGCCGCCGTCGAGGCGGCCAGGGCCGTCTTCGCGGATGTCGCGGCCGACGGCGTGCCCAGCCCCGCGCTGACCCCGGGGGCCGTCGCCGACGACTTCGACCGCCCGCTGTGGGCCAAGCTCGCCGGGTCCGACCTGCTGAGCCTGGTCCTCGCCGAGGAGCACGGGGGAGCGGGCCTGGACACAGTCGCCCTGTGCCTGGTGCTGCGCGAGGCCGCCAGGGTGCTGGCCCGGGTCCCGCTGCTGGAGCACTGCGCCACGGCCATGGCCGTGCAGGCCCACGGCAGCCCCGAACTGGCCGCCGCCCTGCTGCCCGGCGCGGGGCGCGGGACGCTGGTGCTCACCGCCGCCGCCCACGGGCGCTCCGGCCACGACCCGGCCGAACTGGCCGTCATCGCCCGCCGCGACGGGGAGTCCTGGATCCTGGAGGGCACGCAGACCGCCGTCCCCTGGGCGCACGGCGCGGACTGGATCGCCGTACCCGCCCACACCGGCGAGGGCGAGGCGGTCCTCGCGCTCGTCGCGCGCACCGCCGAGGGACTCGCCCTGGCCGAACAGGTCTCCACCAGCGGCGAACGGCTCGCCGAACTCGCCCTCGACGGCGTACGGGTGGACGGGAGGCACCTCATCGAAACCCCGGGTGCCTGGGAGCGGCTCCGCCAGCTCCTCGCCACCGGGACCTGCGCACTGGCGCTGGGACTCGGGGAGAACGTCCTCACGATGACCAGCGAGTACACCGGCAAGCGTGAGCAGTTCGGCTTCCCGGTGGCCACCTTCCAGGCCGTCGCCGTCCAGGCCGCCGACCGGTACATCGACCTGCGCGCCATGGAGGTCACCCTGTGGCAGGCCGCCTGGCGGCTCGACGCCGCGACCGGTGGCGCCGGCGGTCCGCTGCCGAGCTCCGGTGACGTCGCGGTGGCCAAGATCTGGGCCTCGGAGGGCGTGCGCCGGGTCGTGCAGACCGCCCAGCACCTGCACGGCGGCTTCGGCGCCGACACCGACTACCCGCTGCACCGCTACCACGCCTGGGCCAAGCAGCTGGAGCTCCAGCTCGGCCCGGCCGCGGCGCACGAGGAGGCCCTGGGCGACCTGCTGGCCGCCCACCCCCTCGCCTGA
- a CDS encoding 2Fe-2S iron-sulfur cluster-binding protein, whose protein sequence is MAAPRHGAFHPLTVAAVDRLTDDSVALTLRVPAELREDYRHAPGQHLTLRRAAPEGGAEVRRTYSICSAAPAPDGPGPAQLRVGVRLVEGGEFSTFAHKEIAAGDVLDVMVPAGRFVLEPAAAPATGHYAAIVGGSGITPVLSIAASLLAARPDARFCLVRSDRTAASTMFLEEVADLKDRYPARFQLVTVLSREEQESGLPSGRLDEERLAALLPALLPVAEVTGWFLCGPYGLVQGAERTLAALGVARTRVHEEIFHVEDTAPTARAASGTAAAHGRVTARLDGRSGTWPVQDGESLLDAVLRNRADAPYACKGGVCGTCRAFVVSGEVRMDRNFALEAEETEAGFVLACQSHPVTEEVEIDFDR, encoded by the coding sequence ATGGCCGCCCCCCGCCACGGCGCGTTTCACCCGCTGACGGTGGCGGCAGTCGACCGGCTCACCGACGACTCGGTTGCACTGACCCTGCGGGTTCCCGCCGAACTGCGCGAGGACTACCGGCACGCCCCGGGCCAGCACCTGACGCTGCGCCGCGCCGCCCCCGAGGGTGGCGCGGAGGTCCGCCGCACCTACTCGATCTGCTCGGCCGCCCCGGCGCCGGACGGCCCGGGGCCCGCGCAGCTGCGGGTCGGGGTGCGGCTGGTGGAGGGCGGCGAGTTCTCCACGTTCGCGCACAAGGAGATCGCCGCCGGGGACGTGCTGGACGTCATGGTCCCGGCGGGGCGCTTCGTGCTGGAGCCCGCCGCCGCACCGGCCACCGGGCACTACGCCGCGATCGTGGGCGGCAGCGGCATCACGCCCGTCCTGTCGATCGCGGCGAGCCTGCTGGCCGCCCGGCCCGACGCCCGGTTCTGCCTCGTGCGCAGCGACCGTACGGCGGCCTCGACGATGTTCCTGGAGGAGGTCGCCGACCTCAAGGACCGCTATCCGGCGCGGTTCCAGCTGGTGACGGTCCTCTCCCGGGAGGAGCAGGAGTCCGGGCTGCCCTCGGGGCGGCTGGACGAGGAGCGGCTGGCGGCCCTGCTGCCCGCGCTGCTGCCGGTGGCCGAGGTCACGGGCTGGTTCCTGTGCGGGCCGTACGGCCTGGTGCAGGGCGCGGAGCGGACCCTGGCCGCGCTCGGTGTCGCCCGGACCCGGGTGCACGAGGAGATCTTCCACGTCGAGGACACCGCCCCGACGGCCCGCGCCGCCTCCGGGACGGCCGCCGCGCACGGGCGGGTCACCGCCCGGCTCGACGGCCGCTCGGGCACCTGGCCGGTCCAGGACGGGGAGTCCCTGCTGGACGCGGTGCTCCGCAACCGCGCGGACGCCCCGTATGCCTGCAAGGGCGGGGTCTGCGGCACCTGCCGGGCGTTCGTGGTCTCGGGCGAGGTCCGGATGGACCGCAACTTCGCGCTGGAGGCCGAGGAGACGGAGGCCGGCTTCGTCCTGGCCTGCCAGTCGCACCCGGTGACGGAGGAAGTGGAGATCGACTTCGACCGCTGA
- the paaD gene encoding 1,2-phenylacetyl-CoA epoxidase subunit PaaD: protein MVTADAGTTRLEAELAELAGSVPDPELPVLTLGELGVVRGVRMHEDGHAEVTLTPTYTGCPAIEAMSADIERALTGHGIPDVRVTTVLAPAWSTDDISAEGRRKLAEFGIAPPRPHAAGGPVPLTLSVRCPNCGSTDTELLSRFSSTACKALRRCTACREPFDHFKEL from the coding sequence GTGGTGACCGCCGACGCCGGAACGACCCGCCTGGAGGCGGAACTGGCCGAGCTGGCCGGCTCCGTCCCGGACCCGGAGCTGCCCGTGCTCACCCTCGGCGAGCTCGGCGTGGTCCGCGGGGTGCGGATGCACGAGGACGGCCACGCGGAGGTCACCCTCACGCCCACCTACACGGGCTGCCCGGCGATCGAGGCCATGTCCGCCGACATCGAACGGGCCCTGACCGGCCACGGCATCCCCGACGTGCGGGTGACGACCGTGCTGGCCCCCGCCTGGTCCACCGACGACATCAGCGCCGAGGGCCGCCGCAAGCTCGCCGAGTTCGGCATCGCCCCGCCCCGGCCGCACGCGGCCGGCGGGCCGGTCCCGCTGACCCTGTCGGTCCGCTGCCCCAACTGCGGATCGACGGACACCGAACTGCTCAGCCGGTTCTCCTCCACCGCATGCAAGGCGCTGCGTCGCTGCACCGCCTGCCGCGAACCGTTCGACCACTTCAAGGAGCTCTAG
- the paaC gene encoding 1,2-phenylacetyl-CoA epoxidase subunit PaaC, whose product MTGTDTTRLTGAEATAALALGDDALILSHRLGEWAGHAPVLEEEVALANIALDLLGQARILLSLAGDEDELAYLREERSFRNLQLVEQPNGDFAHTIARQLYFSLYQHEVYGELARGDGPFAPLAAKAVKETAYHRDHAEQWTLRLGDGTEESRSRMRAALDALWKYTGEMFQPVDGLDGLDLTAVEGRWLAALTGVLEQAGLDLPQGPRTGAWAAGAGRQGLHTESFGRMLAEMQHLHRSHPGASW is encoded by the coding sequence GTGACCGGCACCGACACCACCCGTCTCACCGGCGCCGAAGCCACGGCGGCGCTGGCGCTCGGCGACGACGCGCTGATCCTCTCCCACCGCCTCGGCGAATGGGCCGGACACGCCCCCGTCCTGGAGGAGGAGGTCGCGCTCGCCAACATTGCCCTCGACCTGCTCGGCCAGGCCCGGATCCTGCTGTCCCTGGCCGGCGACGAGGACGAGCTGGCGTACCTGCGCGAGGAGCGGTCCTTCCGCAACCTCCAGCTGGTCGAGCAGCCGAACGGCGACTTCGCCCACACCATCGCCCGGCAGCTCTACTTCTCCCTCTACCAGCACGAGGTCTACGGGGAGCTCGCCCGCGGGGACGGCCCGTTCGCGCCCCTGGCGGCCAAGGCCGTCAAGGAGACCGCGTACCACCGCGACCACGCCGAGCAGTGGACCCTGCGGCTCGGCGACGGCACCGAGGAGAGCCGCAGCCGTATGCGGGCCGCCCTCGACGCGCTCTGGAAGTACACCGGCGAGATGTTCCAGCCGGTGGACGGACTCGACGGGCTCGACCTGACCGCCGTGGAGGGGCGCTGGCTGGCCGCGCTGACCGGCGTACTGGAGCAGGCCGGTCTCGACCTGCCCCAGGGACCGCGCACCGGCGCCTGGGCGGCCGGGGCCGGACGGCAGGGACTGCACACCGAGTCCTTCGGCCGGATGCTCGCCGAGATGCAGCACCTGCACCGCAGCCACCCGGGGGCATCGTGGTGA
- the paaB gene encoding 1,2-phenylacetyl-CoA epoxidase subunit PaaB codes for MTQNWPLWEVFVRSRRGLSHTHAGSLHAPDAEMALRNARDLYTRRGEGISIWVVPSTEITASSPDERDPFFAPSADKPYRHPTFYDIPEGVSHL; via the coding sequence ATGACGCAGAACTGGCCCCTGTGGGAGGTGTTCGTGCGCTCGCGCCGCGGCCTCTCGCACACGCACGCGGGAAGCCTGCACGCCCCCGACGCGGAGATGGCCCTGCGCAACGCCCGCGACCTCTACACCCGGCGCGGTGAAGGCATCTCGATCTGGGTGGTGCCCTCCACCGAGATCACCGCCTCCTCGCCGGACGAGCGGGACCCGTTCTTCGCGCCGTCCGCCGACAAGCCCTACCGGCACCCGACCTTCTACGACATCCCGGAGGGGGTGAGCCACCTGTGA
- the paaA gene encoding 1,2-phenylacetyl-CoA epoxidase subunit PaaA: protein MVAVTPETGPDTAPGTDGTDGTGMTADLGAQLAAAFDAAVAADERVEPRDWMPDEYRASLVRQMAQHAHSEIIGMQPEANWITRAPSLRRKAILMAKVQDEAGHGLYLYSAAETLGTSRDELLDKLHSGKQKYSSIFNYPTLTWADVGAIGWLVDGAAITNQVPICRCSYGPYARAMVRICKEESFHQRQGYELLLALSQGTEAQHAMAQDAVDRWWWPSLMMFGPPDDESAHSAQSMAWRIKRHSNDELRQRFVDIAVPQAESLGLTLPDPDLKWNEERGHHDFGAIDWAEFWNVLKGNGPCNEQRIDQRRRAHEEGAWVRDAAAAYARKQTAQQVAQQAAKPAGQNEEARV, encoded by the coding sequence ATGGTGGCAGTGACCCCGGAAACGGGGCCGGACACGGCCCCCGGGACAGACGGGACGGACGGGACAGGCATGACTGCTGACCTGGGCGCGCAGCTCGCGGCGGCATTCGACGCGGCGGTGGCGGCCGACGAGCGCGTGGAACCGCGCGACTGGATGCCGGACGAATACCGCGCCTCACTGGTGCGCCAGATGGCCCAGCACGCCCATTCCGAGATCATCGGCATGCAGCCCGAGGCCAACTGGATCACTCGTGCGCCCTCGCTGCGCCGCAAGGCGATCCTGATGGCCAAGGTCCAGGACGAGGCCGGCCACGGGCTGTACCTCTACAGCGCGGCAGAGACCCTCGGTACCAGCCGCGACGAGCTGCTCGACAAGCTCCACTCGGGCAAGCAGAAGTACTCCTCGATCTTCAACTACCCCACCCTGACCTGGGCGGACGTCGGCGCCATCGGCTGGCTCGTGGACGGCGCGGCGATCACCAACCAGGTGCCGATCTGCCGTTGCTCCTACGGGCCGTACGCCCGCGCCATGGTCCGGATCTGCAAGGAGGAGTCCTTCCACCAGCGCCAGGGGTACGAGCTGCTCCTCGCCCTCTCGCAGGGCACGGAGGCCCAGCACGCGATGGCCCAGGACGCCGTCGACCGCTGGTGGTGGCCGTCGCTGATGATGTTCGGCCCGCCGGACGACGAGTCGGCGCACTCGGCGCAGTCGATGGCCTGGCGCATCAAGCGGCACTCCAACGACGAACTGCGCCAGCGGTTCGTGGACATCGCCGTCCCTCAGGCCGAGTCCCTCGGCCTGACCCTGCCCGACCCGGACCTGAAGTGGAACGAGGAGCGCGGGCACCACGACTTCGGCGCCATCGACTGGGCGGAGTTCTGGAACGTGCTCAAGGGCAACGGCCCCTGCAACGAGCAGCGGATCGACCAGCGGCGCAGGGCCCACGAGGAAGGCGCCTGGGTGCGCGACGCGGCCGCGGCGTACGCCCGGAAGCAGACGGCACAGCAGGTGGCACAACAGGCGGCGAAGCCCGCCGGACAGAACGAGGAGGCACGGGTATGA
- a CDS encoding DUF5819 family protein, which produces MDSNEHEPAEGAAPPPPRAPGIAGLSTPYRVVTALALGVIAVAACTHLALVFLHVAPANTLSKQHAQTIDGWIYPEFEQNWKLFAPNPLQQNIAVEARAEVRTADGGITGTPWHDLSAEDGEAIRHSLLPSHTRQNELRRAWDFFTGSHDEENRPNGERGKLSEEYLQRIAVNRLAPHARGAEIVRIQLRSATTAVPAPKWSTETTDTQTYYRELPWWTV; this is translated from the coding sequence ATGGATTCGAACGAGCACGAGCCCGCCGAAGGGGCCGCTCCGCCACCCCCGCGGGCGCCCGGAATAGCCGGTCTGTCCACCCCGTACCGGGTCGTGACCGCCCTGGCCCTGGGGGTGATCGCCGTGGCCGCCTGTACGCACCTCGCGCTCGTCTTCCTGCACGTGGCCCCGGCCAACACCCTGAGCAAGCAGCACGCGCAGACGATCGACGGCTGGATCTACCCCGAGTTCGAACAGAACTGGAAGCTCTTCGCGCCCAACCCGCTGCAGCAGAACATCGCGGTCGAGGCGCGCGCCGAGGTACGGACCGCCGACGGCGGCATCACCGGCACGCCCTGGCACGACCTGAGCGCCGAGGACGGCGAGGCCATCCGGCACAGCCTGCTGCCGAGCCACACGCGGCAGAACGAGCTCCGCCGGGCCTGGGACTTCTTCACCGGGTCCCACGACGAGGAGAACAGGCCGAACGGCGAGCGCGGCAAGCTGTCCGAGGAGTACCTCCAGCGGATCGCGGTGAACCGGCTCGCCCCCCACGCCCGCGGCGCGGAGATCGTGCGGATCCAGCTGCGCTCGGCGACCACGGCGGTGCCCGCGCCGAAGTGGAGCACCGAGACCACCGACACCCAGACCTACTACCGGGAGCTGCCGTGGTGGACGGTGTGA
- a CDS encoding HTTM domain-containing protein, whose protein sequence is MDGVRRARETAGRLAAQITGRALGPYQSAVVRIGFAATWLFFLLREFPHRAELYGPDGPWSWRLAERLIDSNHAFSVLMWSDSTLWFEIVYAVSVLASAGLLLGWRTRATSVVFMIGVLSLQNRSVFMGDGGDNVIHLMAIYLVLTRCAQVWSLDARRARTRGSATAGAAGPVLWGVLGAVFAFGAATGRFGYGWLAAFAAVWVACGLWWMVDRYEPEGEGRAVLDVLANLLHNAAMMVIMAEVCLIYATAGWYKIQGSRWQDGTALYYPLGLDYFSPWPGLSALVAGSGTLVMLLSYGTVAVQVAFPFTLFNRRIKNVLLVLMMLEHAGIAVLLGLPFFSLAMIAADAVFLPTGFLLWAGVRVSMVRWRRRRAVEPEPAAGEPVPVPVPLPGPR, encoded by the coding sequence GTGGACGGTGTGAGGCGCGCCCGCGAGACGGCGGGTCGGCTGGCCGCGCAGATCACCGGGCGGGCGCTGGGCCCGTACCAGAGCGCCGTGGTCCGCATCGGCTTCGCCGCGACCTGGCTCTTCTTCCTGCTGCGCGAGTTCCCCCACCGCGCCGAGCTGTACGGACCGGACGGGCCGTGGAGCTGGCGCCTGGCCGAGCGGCTGATCGATTCCAACCACGCCTTCTCGGTGCTGATGTGGTCGGACTCGACGCTGTGGTTCGAGATCGTGTACGCGGTGTCCGTGCTGGCGAGCGCGGGGCTGCTGCTGGGCTGGCGGACGCGGGCGACCTCCGTGGTGTTCATGATCGGAGTGCTGTCGCTGCAGAACCGCAGCGTGTTCATGGGCGACGGCGGGGACAACGTCATCCACCTGATGGCGATCTACCTGGTGCTGACCCGGTGCGCGCAGGTGTGGTCGCTGGATGCGCGCAGGGCCCGTACGCGCGGCTCGGCGACGGCCGGGGCCGCGGGGCCCGTGCTGTGGGGCGTGCTGGGCGCGGTGTTCGCCTTCGGCGCGGCGACGGGCCGGTTCGGCTACGGCTGGCTGGCGGCGTTCGCGGCGGTGTGGGTGGCCTGCGGGCTGTGGTGGATGGTGGACCGCTACGAGCCGGAGGGCGAGGGGCGGGCGGTCCTGGACGTCCTGGCCAACCTGCTGCACAACGCGGCCATGATGGTGATCATGGCGGAGGTCTGCCTGATCTACGCGACGGCGGGCTGGTACAAGATCCAGGGCTCCCGGTGGCAGGACGGGACGGCCCTGTACTACCCGCTGGGGCTCGACTACTTCTCCCCGTGGCCTGGGCTGTCGGCGCTGGTGGCCGGGAGCGGGACGCTGGTGATGCTGCTGTCGTACGGGACGGTGGCGGTGCAGGTGGCCTTTCCGTTCACCCTGTTCAACCGGCGGATCAAGAACGTCCTGCTGGTGCTGATGATGCTGGAGCACGCGGGGATCGCGGTGCTGCTGGGGCTGCCGTTCTTCTCCCTGGCGATGATCGCCGCGGACGCGGTGTTCCTGCCGACCGGGTTCCTGCTCTGGGCGGGGGTACGGGTCTCCATGGTGCGGTGGCGTCGGCGGCGGGCGGTGGAGCCCGAGCCGGCCGCCGGCGAGCCGGTGCCGGTGCCCGTGCCGTTGCCGGGGCCGCGCTGA
- a CDS encoding TrmH family RNA methyltransferase, whose product MDETVREWREAEQAGGLVLLDGFHAVKHALRFGADVRMVIAEDPGAVRALARELAPDVEDAVARLVRRAALEEVLPRVHPTGVAALAVRPDRAAGIAGLGRLPRPAPVVVLDNPRNLGNVGAVVRLAAGFGATGVVTRGDLDPWHPNVVRAGAGLHYATTVERLALDELPPGPLYALDPEGEDIRALTLPDDALLAFGSERHGISPELRARADHLVSLPMRSQVSSYNLATSVAMTLFHWGGPPAEEGAEPA is encoded by the coding sequence ATGGACGAGACGGTGCGGGAGTGGCGGGAGGCCGAGCAGGCGGGAGGTCTCGTGCTGCTCGACGGGTTCCACGCGGTGAAGCACGCCCTGCGGTTCGGGGCCGATGTGCGGATGGTCATCGCCGAGGATCCCGGCGCGGTACGGGCGCTCGCCCGTGAGCTGGCTCCGGACGTCGAGGACGCCGTGGCGCGGCTGGTGCGGCGGGCCGCCCTCGAGGAGGTCCTGCCCCGGGTGCATCCCACCGGCGTCGCGGCCCTCGCGGTACGGCCCGACCGGGCGGCGGGCATCGCGGGGCTCGGGCGGCTGCCGCGGCCCGCGCCCGTCGTCGTCCTCGACAACCCCCGCAACCTCGGCAACGTCGGAGCCGTCGTCCGGCTCGCCGCCGGTTTCGGTGCCACCGGCGTGGTGACCCGCGGTGACCTCGACCCCTGGCACCCGAACGTGGTCCGGGCCGGGGCCGGGCTGCACTACGCCACCACCGTCGAGCGCCTGGCCCTGGACGAGCTGCCGCCCGGCCCTCTCTACGCGCTCGACCCGGAGGGCGAGGACATCCGCGCCCTCACCCTCCCGGACGACGCCCTGCTCGCCTTCGGATCGGAACGCCACGGGATCTCACCCGAGCTGCGCGCCCGGGCCGACCACCTGGTCTCCCTGCCGATGCGCTCACAGGTCTCCAGCTACAACCTGGCCACCAGCGTGGCCATGACCCTCTTCCACTGGGGCGGTCCCCCGGCCGAAGAGGGCGCCGAGCCGGCCTAG
- the paaN gene encoding phenylacetic acid degradation protein PaaN → MAAELTVPQLSAKHRPTLDQALSAIRSRAYWSPHPEHPKAYGETAPADGLAAFEAVRGTRLDLGQPGTDGWAGAEVSPFGPELGIEYPHVDPDVLLPAMKAGMGAWRDAGPEARALVCIEILARISARTHEFAHAVMHTSGQAFMMAFQAGGPHAQDRGLEAVAYAYEEQTRVPGQADWSKPQGKKDPLELGKSFTAVPRGIALMIGCNTFPTWNGYPGLFASLATGNAVLVKPHPRAVLPLALTVQVAREVLAEAGFDPNLVALAVEHPGEGIAKTLAVRPEIKLIDYTGSTEFGDWLETNARQAQVYTEKAGVNTVVLDSTDNYKGMLSNLAFSLSLYSGQMCTTPQNLLIPREGIATDAGHKTYDEVVADLAASVGGLLGDDARANALLGALVNPDVRTRLEAAAALGEVALASREVVNPEFPDAVVRTPVMVKLDAAKPDADAPYLSECFGPVSFAVAVDTTADALDLLRRTVREKGAMTVGAYTTSADTERAIEEVCLEESAQLSLNLTGGVFVNQTAAFSDFHGSGGNPAANAALCDGAFVANRFRVVEVRRQA, encoded by the coding sequence ATGGCCGCCGAGCTCACCGTCCCCCAGCTGTCCGCCAAGCACCGGCCCACCCTGGACCAGGCCCTGTCGGCGATCCGCAGCCGTGCCTACTGGTCCCCGCATCCCGAGCATCCCAAGGCCTACGGCGAGACCGCGCCCGCCGACGGGCTGGCCGCGTTCGAGGCCGTCCGCGGCACGCGGCTGGACCTCGGCCAGCCCGGCACCGACGGCTGGGCGGGCGCCGAGGTGTCCCCCTTCGGCCCGGAGCTGGGCATCGAGTACCCGCACGTGGACCCGGACGTGCTGCTGCCCGCGATGAAGGCCGGCATGGGTGCCTGGCGCGACGCGGGACCCGAGGCCCGCGCCCTGGTCTGTATCGAGATCCTGGCCCGCATCTCCGCCCGGACCCACGAGTTCGCGCACGCGGTCATGCACACCAGCGGCCAGGCCTTCATGATGGCGTTCCAGGCCGGCGGCCCGCACGCGCAGGACCGCGGCCTGGAGGCCGTGGCGTACGCGTACGAGGAGCAGACCCGGGTCCCGGGTCAGGCCGACTGGTCGAAGCCGCAGGGCAAGAAGGACCCGCTGGAGCTCGGCAAGAGCTTCACCGCCGTCCCGCGCGGCATCGCCCTCATGATCGGCTGCAACACCTTCCCGACCTGGAACGGCTACCCGGGCCTGTTCGCCTCCCTGGCCACCGGCAACGCCGTCCTGGTCAAGCCGCACCCGCGGGCCGTGCTGCCGCTCGCGCTGACCGTCCAGGTGGCGCGCGAGGTCCTCGCCGAGGCGGGCTTCGACCCGAACCTGGTGGCGCTCGCGGTCGAGCACCCGGGCGAGGGCATCGCCAAGACCCTCGCGGTCCGCCCCGAGATCAAGCTGATCGACTACACCGGGTCCACCGAGTTCGGCGACTGGCTGGAGACCAACGCCCGTCAGGCGCAGGTCTACACGGAGAAGGCCGGCGTCAACACCGTCGTCCTGGACTCCACCGACAACTACAAGGGCATGCTGTCCAACCTGGCGTTCTCGCTGTCCCTGTACAGCGGCCAGATGTGCACCACCCCGCAGAACCTGCTGATCCCGCGCGAGGGCATCGCGACGGACGCCGGCCACAAGACCTACGACGAGGTCGTCGCCGACCTCGCCGCCTCGGTCGGCGGCCTGCTGGGCGACGACGCCCGGGCCAACGCGCTGCTCGGCGCGCTGGTGAACCCGGACGTCAGGACCCGGCTGGAGGCCGCCGCCGCGCTGGGCGAGGTCGCGCTGGCCTCCCGCGAGGTCGTGAACCCCGAGTTCCCGGACGCGGTGGTCCGCACCCCGGTCATGGTCAAGCTGGACGCGGCCAAGCCCGACGCGGACGCCCCCTACCTCTCCGAGTGCTTCGGCCCGGTCTCCTTCGCGGTCGCCGTGGACACCACCGCCGACGCCCTCGACCTGCTGCGCCGTACGGTGCGGGAGAAGGGCGCCATGACGGTGGGCGCGTACACGACGTCGGCGGACACCGAGCGGGCGATCGAGGAGGTCTGCCTGGAGGAGTCCGCGCAGCTCTCGCTGAACCTGACCGGCGGGGTCTTCGTCAACCAGACCGCCGCGTTCTCGGACTTCCACGGCTCCGGCGGCAACCCGGCGGCCAACGCGGCCCTCTGCGACGGCGCCTTCGTCGCGAACCGCTTCCGCGTGGTGGAGGTCCGCCGCCAGGCATAG